In the genome of Thermodesulfobacteriota bacterium, one region contains:
- a CDS encoding nucleotide-binding protein codes for AAPPAGEPPAGRPAGHPSPQSASVPIAGVKKAPGGSTLQEIFLAKADLAGKEVLFRGKVVKYNTGIMGKNWLHVQDGTGEAGINDLTVTTNAEARVGDTVLVRGRLAIDKDFGFGYKYGVIVEDAQVTVE; via the coding sequence CCGCCGCGCCCCCTGCCGGGGAGCCCCCCGCGGGCAGGCCGGCGGGCCACCCGAGCCCCCAGAGCGCGTCCGTCCCCATCGCCGGCGTGAAGAAGGCCCCGGGCGGCAGCACCCTCCAGGAGATCTTCCTGGCCAAGGCCGATCTCGCGGGAAAGGAAGTCCTCTTCCGGGGCAAGGTCGTCAAGTACAACACGGGGATCATGGGCAAGAACTGGCTCCACGTGCAGGACGGGACGGGCGAGGCCGGAATCAACGACCTCACCGTCACCACGAACGCGGAGGCCCGGGTGGGCGATACCGTGCTCGTGCGCGGAAGGCTCGCCATCGACAAGGACTTCGGGTTCGGGTACAAGTACGGGGTCATCGTCGAGGACGCCCAGGTCACCGTGGAGTAG